CCTATGGCCATTGCCTGGTCTATTACCTCCCTCGTCATTTTCACTGGGATCAGGGGCGGAATTGAACGAGCCAGCAAAATCATGATGCCTTTACTCTTTATTATGGTGTTAACTCTCATTGGACGCATAATCTTTCTCCCCGGCGCTCTAGAAGGCTTAAATTATCTGTTTGAACCGGACTTTAGTAAGATTTTCGATGCTAAGATCTGGTCAGCTGCCTACGGACAGATATTTTTCACTCTGAGCGTCGGCTTTGCCATCATGCTGGCTTACTCTAGCTATCTGCCTGAGAAATCAGACATTACTAATAATGCCTTCATGACGGTATTAATTAATTGTGGCTTCTCAATCATGGCGGGGATAATGATTTTTGGTGTCTTAGGTTATATGGCTCAGGAGCAAGGCAAGGCGCTAACCGAAGTCGTATCTTCAGGGGTGGGACTAGCCTTCGTCACTATACCCGCTGCCATCAATTTACTGCCCGCTCCCTATATATTTGGGCCACTCTTCTTTCTTGCCTTAGTGGTTGCGGGTTTGAGTTCCCACATCTCCATCATAGAAGCCGTCACCTCTGCTGTGATGGACAAGTTAACACTAGCCCGTAAACCTGCTGCATCCTTGGTTTGCGGCAGCGGCTTCCTTATCTCCATGACTTTTGCGACTAACGGTGGCTTACTGCTTCTCGACCTGGTTGATTACTTTATTAACAATGTTGCCTTGCTTTTCAGCTGTTTTATCGAGCTTATCATTCTGGCCTGGTTGTTTAAGATCGCCGACATTAGGGATTATGCCAATCGCTTGTCTGATTTTACCGTGGGAAGATGGTTCGATCTGTGTCTACGATTTCTGAGCCCAGCTATGCTCGCCATCATCTTAGTAAAAAACCTCATCAATACTGTCACCCAAGGTTATGGTGACTACCCCATGAAAGATCAACTCATCTTAGGTTGGGGGCTCATCTTGGCAATGTTGGTTATCTCATTAATCATCAACTTACTCACGACGAACAAGGAAGACCAGCTATGACCAGCGGCGCTATTATCATGATAAGTCTTGCCCTATGTATCACTTGGGGCGGTGCCGCTTTATGCATAGCCATAGCCATAAGAAAGAAGAAACAGCCCCAGGATTAGCCGATACTCTTTACTTCTACTGGGCAGTTTTTCTCTAGCAAAACACTTGATGCAATCGACCACATAAAAAGGTAGATTAACCAGCTATCTCCTAATGAAACACCCTCAGTTACGGCAAGACAATGAAACATATTCCCCTATTTGATTCGAATCGACTACTGACCGCGATACTCGGCTATGGTTTCATGCTGGTTTTGATTATTATCAGTGTTAATTTCTGGGATCGCACCATTGCCGACGCTATGCATGCTCATGGCTATTCAGGCACATTACTTAAGTTACTCAGCCAGATCCCCACTGTACTCGAGGTAATTGCGGCAGTTTTCATCATGAGCGTCTTCATTAAGCGCAGCCGTGAACGTTTTAGTTCACTCATGATTAATCTTATCGCCACGATTGCCTTAGCCAGCTTAGTGAGAGTATCCGCCAAGATAGCTTTCGGTCGTACCTGGCCAGAGACTTGGGTCAATGATAACCCATCATGGATTAATAATGGCCTTGAGGCATTTCATCCCTTTGCTCAGGGCATTGCCTACAACTCATTTCCATCTGGCCATGCGCTTTTTACCTTCTCGCTGGCCACAGTATTTTGGTACCACTTCCCGCGTCTTCGACCCGTTTGGCTAGCCTGCATGTTAGGTGTGCTCATAGGGCAAGTAGGACTTAATTATCATTTTCTTGGAGACTTACTTGCCGGAGCCACACTGGGCACCTTCATCGCCCATATGGTTATCCTAGGGAGCAATAAAGCCAACAGCATCAAAAAGCTTAATAGGAAACCACGACCAGCTAGCTCCACATAACTAAGACGGCGGCTAGGGCGATGAGTAGCAGTGCCAACATATCTTTTATTTTTACTTTCTGCTTGAGCCAAAACATGGCGATTAACAAGGTGAAGAAGACCTCAATCTGGCCTAAGGTTTTTACGTAAGGTACAGATTGCAGTGACATGGCACTGAACCAGCCAATAGAGCCCAAACAACTCGTAATGCTAGTGAGCAAGGTTAGCTTAGGTCGCTCTATCAATGCCGTTAATACTTGCTTGTCTGTAATCAGCAGATAGGCAAGCAAGACCAAGGTTTGAATGGTAATGACGAAGAGTAAGACCCAGGCAGCTCTGTGGGGGAAAGGTAAATCCAATATCAAACTTGCTTGGCGAACCCAGAGAGAAGTCAGCGCAAAACCAGTACCACAAGCCAAACCTATGAAGGCAGTCTTAAATGAGATGCCTCTGAGTCCCTTGGCACTACTCATCATAAATACTGCCAAGCCTCCGATGATCACACCAAGCCAGCCCAAACCGCTAAGCTGAGTACCAAAAAATAACACGCCTAATACGGCAGCAACCAAGGCCTCGCTCTTGGCAAGCCCGGCTCCTACAGCAAAGTTTTTAAGTTTAAACAGCCGCACCAGTAATACAGTTGCCAATATCTGCGCTGCAGAAGCACCGAGTACATACAAGCTGAACTGAAGCGATATCTCAGGCATGGCTACCGGTTGCCAAAGATACAGGCTGCCGAGATAGAGTGCCGCGATGGGACCTGCCCATAGGAAGCGTGCCAAGGTAACACCGGCTACCTTAACCTCTTTGCTAAGTTGACTCTGAAATGCATTACGCCAGGCCTGCATAAAGGCGGCGAGGAAGGTAAAGAAGATCCACATAGGGTACGACTACTTCTTAGAAACAATGAAAAGGCTGGCTAAGCATATCCCATAGATGAACCACAGGCGATATCAGGGGATGGAAAGTTAAATATACTCACTATCAACAAGATGAACAAAAAAGCCCCGATCAAATGACCGAGGCTTAGTATGGCAAACAAGCAGCTTACTTGCTGGTATCTATGGCATCGAATGACTTGACCAAATCGTCCACTGCTTTCATCTGAGTCAGGTAGTT
This portion of the Shewanella violacea DSS12 genome encodes:
- a CDS encoding sodium-dependent transporter, with protein sequence MQREQWNSRVGFILAAVGSAIGLGNIWRFPYMAYENGGGAFFIPYLFAMISAGIPFMIMEFSLGHRLRGAAPKVFAKLGQNYGLRLEWLGWFQVFIAAIIAIYYVAIIGWAISFLGFSFTQSWGADTNAFFFEEYLQLGDNTPSKLGQFQLHIAIPMAIAWSITSLVIFTGIRGGIERASKIMMPLLFIMVLTLIGRIIFLPGALEGLNYLFEPDFSKIFDAKIWSAAYGQIFFTLSVGFAIMLAYSSYLPEKSDITNNAFMTVLINCGFSIMAGIMIFGVLGYMAQEQGKALTEVVSSGVGLAFVTIPAAINLLPAPYIFGPLFFLALVVAGLSSHISIIEAVTSAVMDKLTLARKPAASLVCGSGFLISMTFATNGGLLLLDLVDYFINNVALLFSCFIELIILAWLFKIADIRDYANRLSDFTVGRWFDLCLRFLSPAMLAIILVKNLINTVTQGYGDYPMKDQLILGWGLILAMLVISLIINLLTTNKEDQL
- a CDS encoding MetS family NSS transporter small subunit, with translation MISLALCITWGGAALCIAIAIRKKKQPQD
- a CDS encoding phosphatase PAP2 family protein, giving the protein MKHIPLFDSNRLLTAILGYGFMLVLIIISVNFWDRTIADAMHAHGYSGTLLKLLSQIPTVLEVIAAVFIMSVFIKRSRERFSSLMINLIATIALASLVRVSAKIAFGRTWPETWVNDNPSWINNGLEAFHPFAQGIAYNSFPSGHALFTFSLATVFWYHFPRLRPVWLACMLGVLIGQVGLNYHFLGDLLAGATLGTFIAHMVILGSNKANSIKKLNRKPRPASST
- a CDS encoding DMT family transporter — encoded protein: MWIFFTFLAAFMQAWRNAFQSQLSKEVKVAGVTLARFLWAGPIAALYLGSLYLWQPVAMPEISLQFSLYVLGASAAQILATVLLVRLFKLKNFAVGAGLAKSEALVAAVLGVLFFGTQLSGLGWLGVIIGGLAVFMMSSAKGLRGISFKTAFIGLACGTGFALTSLWVRQASLILDLPFPHRAAWVLLFVITIQTLVLLAYLLITDKQVLTALIERPKLTLLTSITSCLGSIGWFSAMSLQSVPYVKTLGQIEVFFTLLIAMFWLKQKVKIKDMLALLLIALAAVLVMWS